The following DNA comes from Spirulina major PCC 6313.
TCGATACCCCCAGCTTTTGGGTCTTCAGTCAGCAAGCCATGCTTCTTTATCTCACCAACTTACTGGGGATTGTGCTTGCCTGTATGTTGGTCTTCATCCTGGCGGGTTATGCCGAAGTGAGCCACTCAATTACCTGGGCGATGATTTCCGTGGCGCTCTTGTTCATTCCCTTGGGGGCAAATTTTATTTCCCAAATTCGTCAAGCCCGCGTCGAAGACTACATTCGCACCCTGGTGGTTCGCAACACCGTCACCATTGGGCAGCAGGATGTCACCCTCGTCGATACGCGGATTGATTGGGGGGCCAAGATTCCCATCGTCTATCTCAATGTGCAAGTGTCGAGTAATGTTGTCGAGGGCATCACGGCGAAACAGGTGCAGGAGGTGCAACGGTTTATCAGTCAGCAGGTGGGCCGTCCGTTGAAATTGGTGATTTTTGTCAGTCGGGGGCAAACCGTCACCGAAGACGGCGTGAACGAAGCGATCGAAGATGCGGCTCCGTCGGCCATTGATCGCGATCGCCCCCTCATTCCCGACTCTAGACCTCTACCCATCCCATCCCCCAGCCCCGTAACCGAGATCCTCATCCCGGAAAAATTCGCCGATCCATCCCTGCCCACCCTGCCAGAGTCTGACCCAGACAGTCCCCCCGCTGAGGAGAACTAACCACCACCCGCGCCAGTTTGGGCCGATCCCCTCCTTTGCGGTAGATTAAGGGACGTTCTTATCGTGGTGTGGTCATGTTGCCTCAACGCTTAACTGCGATCGCCCGCCGTCTCGATCACCTCAATGAATGGGTGGGGCGGTTTGCCACAGGCCTAGTATTAATCATGGTGGGGGTGGGGGTGTGGAATGTGGTGGGTCGCTACCTCGGACGCTTCATCGGGCAAAACCTCACCTCCAACGCCCT
Coding sequences within:
- a CDS encoding DUF389 domain-containing protein, with protein sequence MKPSMTHYFAVLRRFLPRPVSIEQGRNLHRELTVEATWSTNFVVLIISSCAIATFGLISNSTAVIIGAMLIAPLMLPLRAFAFAALEGDLDLLKRSLFSIVGGTLLSVGLAMVIGLVTPIPSFGSEFQARVQPSLVDLGIALAAGGISGFAKVRDSISDALAGTAIAVALMPPICVVGLSIAKAFDTPSFWVFSQQAMLLYLTNLLGIVLACMLVFILAGYAEVSHSITWAMISVALLFIPLGANFISQIRQARVEDYIRTLVVRNTVTIGQQDVTLVDTRIDWGAKIPIVYLNVQVSSNVVEGITAKQVQEVQRFISQQVGRPLKLVIFVSRGQTVTEDGVNEAIEDAAPSAIDRDRPLIPDSRPLPIPSPSPVTEILIPEKFADPSLPTLPESDPDSPPAEEN